Genomic segment of Populus nigra chromosome 6, ddPopNigr1.1, whole genome shotgun sequence:
AATGAGGACTTGGCACCCTTCACATCAGTCACTTCTCTTGGGAAAGGAATTCGGACATCAAACGTGCCTTTCTGAGGAGACCAAAGACGCATGTCAAAGCCTAGCCTATCAACCCATATCATTTTCGCTTCTGACACCTGTCAAGCCAATTGGAAATTAAGAACAAGtaatctaataaaaacaaaccttAGTAAAACCTCAATACGTTGGAACAGGGATGAAGCAGGCACGATTTTTGCaccgatttttttttgtatcatcaAAATGCATTTGCCCCAAAAaggttttattctttttatttatatctagtTTTATATCATGCAACCTGGGATAAATTGCAGGTGCGTGTAAAAAATTCAAGGTACATTTGCTTTCTCTCAAGTAAGCAATTGTGCAGATAAACTGCCAATAGCAATGAAGATGATAAGAGTTCTGTTGGCAGCAAACCTGGAAGTCCAAATCAACATATACATTGCAAAAGCGGCTAACATCTTCCATGTTCTTGTCATTGATCTCATTGGCAAATGCTTCTGCAAAGTCTCGGAGTGGATCAGGGCTAGCATTTTTATAATCAGAAGATGAGACCCATACACCATCCTGAAATAGGTAAAGAGATCAatattttcctaaaattataTAAGCCAAAAGCAATTACCTTCAAAAGACAGAGCAAAGAAACCAGTATTCGGCAAGAATTACATAACAACACAGCCAATCAGCAAGAAAAATCCCATCATACCTCCATGAAGTCTTCCATTTGAAGTACCCGCTCCATGGCCACAACATAAATAAGTTCATCCTTAACTTCTTCTCCAAATCTCTTTTTCCACATTGAATGAGCCCGCTGAAAAGAAAGGCAAATTCCAGTAAAAGTTACGGACAAAGAGATCATAGCACAACCATAAACagagaaaaataaagcatgTGTTCAGTTAAGTAGACATCATGTTGATAAGGACCAAAATCTGCTAGCTTCCATGCTGTGAGGTGCTTAGCCATGCTTATGTTCCATAGGAGACCTAAGTGCAGCAATTTAATCAGCCTAAATTACCTATTGTGTGACCCATTTTGCCCAGTCCTTAAAAGCCACCAGGCATGTTGGAGCCAAGTTCAATGAGATGATGAGAAAAATCAGACTTCCTCCGTGGCAACAGTAACCAGGGTAGGACTACAAATCAGGTTCAGGTTTTCCATTTGAGAAACAATCAGTATTCCCTCTCAAATCAAGGTGAAACTAGGAATTCAATCAAATTAGGTCAAAAAAAAGATGGTTGAATCTCAATTTATAGAAAGAAGGTGGGTTCCCACTAAACATTTTGGAGCTAAgcaattgtagcatgaacaatAAAGCACACATTTAGTTACCTGGACATCATGTGCATCTAGGACACATCAAAACCTAACAGCTACTTTGCTATGTTTGAGCTTAACCACACTCGTACTAACATCCAAGAAAGACATGCAGCAAATTAATCTGCCCCAGTTATGGCAAACCCATTTTCCCCAAACCCAGAAAGCACCATTTCTACAGAGTGCAAAAAATCCTGCTCTAGGCAGCATTGAGGAGCAGATAGATAAAGATGAAAACATATTCAATTGAATTAGCAACCATGGGGATAGGACTACTACACATCATGTCCAGGTTCTCCATTTGAGTAAAAATCAATCTCCCCACCTCATATCAAGCCCAAACTATTAACTTGATCGCTTTTTTGCTACTCAATCTTAGCTGCTAAAGCAGCTTGATTAGCATCCCCTCCAGTCCAAAATAGTTCCAACAGGATAACCGCAACTTGCAGTGGGAAGATGGCAGTGATCCGGATGGGTTCTAAATATACTCCCATTGCAACTTCTATTTAATCAATGATTCAACTAGAGGGATTCTCAACTTATaactacatattttttattccagAAACAAGAAGAATATAGCTTGCTGAAAACACTTCCATTAATCTCGATTACTTCCACAAACCATACGTTAATAGTCAATGGTGTTCCATTAGTAACAGACAATCCTTGTTCCATTGACAAAATTTTACCAATCTTTCCAAAACCAGCAATCAAATTTACTTCAAAGTCTTCATTTTAGTGTAATGTCCTACCACAAACTGCTAAAACCAGCTAAACCCACAGTGCTTATGCAACAAAAATCACTACAAGCAaccaataaaaatgaaaagaataaaaaaattaccttcAAAAGCTTTGTGTCCTCAGGCTTGTCAAGGCTTCCTTGAATTGTGCACTGAGGTGTCCTCATTCCAGATTGCTCTAACTAATTCCAACAATCAAACATGTTTAATACATAAAGATTATATCCTTTTCCATTATGAAGAATCAATGGATTGAATTGAATTACCTGAACATGAAGACTAGACCTTCTATCAACAGAAAACTGTCTATGAGAATCACTCAAGCACAAAATAGGAGTGCCATCATCATCAACAGCAAACCTAACACCAACACTCAAAGGCCAGCCATCTGGGGTCAAAGTAGAAAGAGTGCCAGCTGAAGATAACTCCATGATGGTTCTTGAAATTTCAGCAGGAAAGGGCTTATCATTTGAGGATCCAACAACATGAGTAGGTGGCTCCGCTGATACAGTTGAAAGAGAGCATTTTAAGGAGAATTGGGGAAATGGTTTTTGCTGCTTTAGAGGTGTGAATTGGTGGggctttgttgttgttggttttgggagaaagagagaagggagagGTAAGTTAGTGGTGAGAGATTGGGTTTGGAGATGCATTTGTGACTTGTGAGAGAGAGGACAACTTGGGTTTAGGAATTCAAGAACTAATTTTTGTGTAAAAATCTTGATGGCCAAACAATGGACTGATAGGAGTAACAGTCTTTTGAGAAACCAGAACAGAAGACATGGATGACGTTGATAAAGAGCCCTCAAAGTGAGAAATGGGAAGGATAGTTTCTTTTTACATTCACCACCCCAGTATTTGTAAAATTGCAAAATGCCCTTGTTATGTCCGATACATTACACAAGGTGGAAACTCGACATGATCTGGGATTTCACCCTCACCGAATTGATTCGGAGCGATCTAATTGACGAATtaaatctagttttattttaaaataataataaaataacatctttttaatAGATCTGAATCAATCCATCCAACTCAAATTTAATAATCTTGCTGCACATGTTCTCTTCCAACAACATGAAGAAATTAGCCTGACCTCAGCAAAATCATCACTTGAGATTTTGCTGTGTTGTCTTAAACTTTTCCCCCTTCAAACGTTACATGAAgttgaaataaagaaataacGTTTCAGTAGACAGATGGGCACTTCCCTGTTTTGAATTTTCGATTCACACAAGAATTTCAGCAATGGCTTgtctcaaaaaattaaaacttgctgttttttttttcctttgagaataataaaatgttgaatccgtggtaagaaaagaaagatatggTAGTGAAGCTTGGAATTCTGTATGCGCACTGCATCTACATGGCGCCGTACTCCAGGCTACTTATCAACAGCATAGCATACACATAAAACTCCTCTTTCTCCCTTTGATATTACAATTCATAGATGACAGAAGCCAGCTTCAAGATTCTGTAACAGAACTAGACGAGCATTACAGAAACTacacttcttttcttcttccatgACCATTTCAAAAGCTTGTCATGGATTGTTTCTAGTTATTCTACTTGAGGGCTCAAGATCTGATCAGCTGCTCTTGATCAACTAAGTTAAGGAAATAAACACAATTTTTATGGATATTCTCTGGGTGGTGCATAATCGTTAACCATCAAAATCTCATCACATAACTTCTGAGGAACTTGCTGTAATTCCTTCCCTTCTTGCCATGCTTGCCCCACTAGCACCCCAGGTCCAACATGACGAATATATATGACAACCTGATCATCGAAAGGGTACGGGTGTTTTTCTGCAAAAGTAAAGACACTCTTTAAGACTAGTCCAAACATTATGCGGAAAAGGAGGGAATGTTAAATAGAACTATACACATTATATCATCAAATAGAgctgtaaataattttttcataaatcatgtctattgaattttatttttcaggtaATCTTATGGTTGCTTCCATTGGCACAAATGAGATCAAATTTCAGCAAGGGTGAGAGTAACATTATTTATAGATAACTATCACAGAGTCCTGTGTCCACTGGCATGAAATTGTTAGATGCAAATGCAAATCAGGGCCATATGACGTCAAAACAGTGATGGTGAGGAGAAACTCTACCAACTTTTTCAcatttcaattagaaaaatagtCATCAGAAACTATAAATCCTTTGCACTAGTACAATTCTTAGATAAATCCCACCTGGTATTGGAAAGCGTCGTGGATAATTACAGAGATCCAAGTGCCCATCTCCAAATTCATATGCTAAATCACAGGGCTGCTCTGTAGACATTACTTCCTTCTGCTCCACGACCTTAAAATACAATGGACTAAAGGTTTTTGTGATTTGAGCCAGCACTGATCCACCTGTTCAAGCATTATTGTTATCAGTTAACTAAGATTAGGTCTGAGCTAACCATCTTCATAgttcatcaaatatatatactatACAAAGGGACAATTGAGTGCTTTTAAAGCCAGAAACTAAAAGCaagattttttaagaatatccATTacagattttataaaaaagaatcaatttttGAGGCAACTGATCAAGTCTCAAACAACTTAGAAACAAATCATTATCTGTCATGCACATCACTTAATAGATTCAACTCTTCTACAACCACCTCCACCCGCCCCAAGCCTTTAAGTTAAATATGAATCTGTCTGTGGATGGGGAAACCAAATTTTCAAATACTGAAAACTTTGCTTCTGCTATTTTTCACAGcatctttccatttttttctgcCTTACTCCCATCCCTACCCCTCCCCTCCAGTCCTCTACAAACTCACATCCAATAAACACATAAACAAATACAGACAAATAATTGAAGCCTTGTTCTTTACAGTGTAAAATACGGTATCACAACGAAAAAAATGCAGCTGAACTTACCAATGAATCTCCCATAAACCTCCCCATTATCGCAACGGAAAATAACCTGAGACGTAAAAAAAATGCACCAATCATAGACATCTCATCACATGCAAAAgggaacaaattataaaaataaaagcacgTTAGATCTCACCATCTTGAACGATTTCATCCAAGAAACATCCAAACCACCTAGTTCACAACATTCCACATTAAAATCACATTATCACCAAAACTTCACAGTTCACACTCCACACACACCTACGTAACCAAAACCaacaattcaaataatttaCCTCCATTACTTCTACAACTATAAAACTCAACTGACAATTCACCATCTTCACAACACAGCAAGTCAGACCCACATTTCTTTGCTAACTTAGCATCCTCATATCTCATGCCAGCTATCTCCCAAGATCTTGATATTAGCCTACACATAAATTAATTCCCATTCAAACCAAATCCGtgaaaaaatccaaacttgacTGCAACCCTTTATAGTAAACATCAAACtcttaaacttgaaaaattaaaaacacaagtaGAAACACTACCTAGGTTGTTTTATCAGAGACAGCAATCTAAGACGCCTTTCTTCTGGTATATCTTCAATTTTACTCCTGtgattcaaaatcaaatcatcaGTCAGTGGGCTGCAGCAACAGGTTGCTGGTAAAGTAAATGACAAGGCTTTCACTGAAACTAACCAGAGGTAAGCAGCTGGATTGTAAGTGTCAGGGTCAAGAGGGATAAGCTCCTTAGGTGGGTCAAGAAATGTGACAACATCTTCTTCTAGTAACTCATATGGCTTCTCATCCCAGATGGATGACAAGCGTCTTCTCTCAACGGCTCTGATTGCACCACTAGAAGAAAAGAAGGAGAACAGTGGACCCTTGGAGATTGTGAAGCTAGCATGTGGCAGTTGGTGTTGGTGAGGGGGGAGGAGATGGTTGATTTTTGGAGGTGGTGAGGAGAGGAGATTGTGTAAAGCTGTTGCCTTCATCTTGCTCACCGAGACGCAGAAAGATTGGTGGGTTTTTGAAGGGGCTTATAGCCACTGTTGTAAAACCCGGACCGGACCAGCGGGTTAATCTGAGACATGTTTAATCCGGGGCTAAGACCAGTCTAtgctgaagaaaaaacaaaagaaaaggatggaaaAAACTCGTCTGATCCTGTAAAAATACCGGGTTGACTTGTTGATTtgcttgtttatttaaaaaaaatagttatttattttttttaaaaaaattgatccaataGATCTTTTCAACCGGACATTATTCCAGGTTGATTTTTACTCCTAAGCTTTTAGCTTGCTAGTTAAAAAAATGGTTGGTGTTAAATTTAATCCTTctagtatattaaaaatatatttgaaaatacagtATAAATCGTAtaaatcgtgtttttaaaaaatttaattattttattaaaatttaatataatttatatattttaaattgttttaatttattaatattaaataaaaaattttttaaataaaattttttttaatatattttaatacaaaaaaattattttaaaaataactatactTCAAAACGCCCTCTAATTCTGTCAAATTGACCTTACAATTAGCTTTTGGGATAAGAGATTTATTTGGGCCAAAACTAAGCCCACAAGAGAAACTAGGTCAGCACAAAGAACAGCAAGTAAAGTTATGGTATCATCTCTTGACAGAGAAACCGAAGAGACGAGAAGAAGAGAGTAAAAGCGATGGCGTCGAATGCAGCAGCGCCGTTTTGGAGGGCCGCCGGCATGACCTACATAACATATTCCAACATCTGTGCTAATCTTGTCAGAAACTGTCTCAAAGAACCATACAAGACTGAAGCTCTTTCCAGGGAAAAGGTTCATTTTGCTGTTACCAAGTTTGTCGATGGAAATCCTCAGAAACCCGGTAAGATTCTactcttcccttttctttctaattctcTCCTTGTATAAAGCTGTCCCTTTTATCTCGTTTTTAGATCTGGGGTTTTTGGATT
This window contains:
- the LOC133697432 gene encoding glutamyl-tRNA reductase-binding protein, chloroplastic, producing MHLQTQSLTTNLPLPSLFLPKPTTTKPHQFTPLKQQKPFPQFSLKCSLSTVSAEPPTHVVGSSNDKPFPAEISRTIMELSSAGTLSTLTPDGWPLSVGVRFAVDDDGTPILCLSDSHRQFSVDRRSSLHVQLEQSGMRTPQCTIQGSLDKPEDTKLLKRAHSMWKKRFGEEVKDELIYVVAMERVLQMEDFMEDGVWVSSSDYKNASPDPLRDFAEAFANEINDKNMEDVSRFCNVYVDLDFQVSEAKMIWVDRLGFDMRLWSPQKGTFDVRIPFPREVTDVKGAKSSFNGMSQLAWEVEKNYQTLNFKKVQQLKQITHKGL
- the LOC133697433 gene encoding uncharacterized protein LOC133697433, with protein sequence MKATALHNLLSSPPPKINHLLPPHQHQLPHASFTISKGPLFSFFSSSGAIRAVERRRLSSIWDEKPYELLEEDVVTFLDPPKELIPLDPDTYNPAAYLWSKIEDIPEERRLRLLSLIKQPRLISRSWEIAGMRYEDAKLAKKCGSDLLCCEDGELSVEFYSCRSNGGGLDVSWMKSFKMVIFRCDNGEVYGRFIGGSVLAQITKTFSPLYFKVVEQKEVMSTEQPCDLAYEFGDGHLDLCNYPRRFPIPEKHPYPFDDQVVIYIRHVGPGVLVGQAWQEGKELQQVPQKLCDEILMVNDYAPPREYP
- the LOC133695814 gene encoding ATP synthase subunit epsilon, mitochondrial-like, coding for MASNAAAPFWRAAGMTYITYSNICANLVRNCLKEPYKTEALSREKVHFAVTKFVDGNPQKPVVRSDSGTE